The Vitis riparia cultivar Riparia Gloire de Montpellier isolate 1030 chromosome 3, EGFV_Vit.rip_1.0, whole genome shotgun sequence genome includes a region encoding these proteins:
- the LOC117911428 gene encoding basic form of pathogenesis-related protein 1-like, protein MGLCRSPLALLCFMGLALAHICCAQNSPQDYLNAHNTARAQVGVGPMSWDNTVAAYAQNYANQRIGDCNLVHSGGPYGENLAWGSPSLTGTDAVNMWVGEKSNYDYNSNSCVGGQCGHYTQVVWRNSVRLGCARVQCNKGGWFVTCNYDPRGNYIGQRPY, encoded by the coding sequence atggGGTTGTGTAGGAGTCCATTAGCACTCCTTTGTTTCATGGGGTTAGCCCTAGCTCACATCTGCTGTGCCCAGAACTCTCCACAAGACTACCTCAATGCTCACAACACTGCGCGCGCACAAGTTGGTGTTGGGCCTATGTCATGGGACAACACTGTGGCTGCCTACGCCCAGAATTATGCTAACCAGAGGATTGGCGATTGCAATCTAGTGCATTCAGGTGGGCCTTACGGTGAGAACCTTGCCTGGGGCAGCCCTTCATTGACAGGCACCGATGCGGTAAACATGTGGGTGGGGGAGAAGTCTAATTATGACTACAACTCCAACTCATGTGTTGGTGGGCAATGCGGGCACTATACTCAAGTTGTTTGGCGCAACTCAGTGCGCCTTGGGTGCGCTAGGGTTCAATGCAACAAAGGAGGGTGGTTCGTCACATGCAACTACGATCCACGGGGCAACTATATCGGACAACGTCCTTATTAA